ggtgttctttagtagtggtttctttgcagcaacttgaaaatgaaggcctgattcacgcagtctcctctgaacagttgatgttgagatgtgtcagttacttgaattccgtgaagcatttatttgggctggtaactctaatgaacctatcttctgcagcagaggtaactctgggtcttcctttcctgtggcggtcctcatgagagccagtttcatcatagcgcttgatggtttttacaactgcacttgaagaaactttcaaagttcttgaaatgttccgtattgactgtaaagtaatgatggactgttgtttctctttgcttatttgagctgttcttatatggacttggtatggacataatatggacttggtattttagcaaaaaggtctatcttctgtaaaccacccctaccttgtcacaacacaactgattggctcaaacgcattaagaaggaaatcaattccacaaattaactgttaattgaaatgcattccagatgactaccacatgaagctggttgagagaatgccaagagtgtgcaaatctgtcaccaatgcaaagggtggcgactttgaagaacctcaaatataaaatatatttagatttgtttaacactttttttggttactacatgattccatgtgtgttatttcatagttttgatgtcttcattattattctacaatgtagaaaatagtaaaaataaataaaaaaccttgaatgagtaggtgtccaaacttttgattggtaccgTACTTTCATCTATTCTGGCACATCATTTCATATGGTTACTTACGTTCACATCTCAGAGTTACTGGCGTCCACCTCCCACTGACGCAGGTACTATAGTAAGTGCCTCTTCCTCTTATGTATCCCATGGCACAACTGTACCTGACCCGGTGACCAGGACCAAAATCTGCCTGTGCTCTACAGCAGTCAGAAAGGTGTGCGTTGGAGAGGTACGGTGGCACTCCACATCTGCCTACAGGAAAGGGAGATAGATAGAAATCACATCTGTTATAAAACCAATGCATCATAACATGTATTATATATTGCAATGCTCAAAGTAACAGATCTTGGCTGGTGTTTGTGTTTACCATCAGGCTTGGGGCTTTCAATTATATCATTAAAGGGCAGACAAAGTGGGAGCTCGGGCTGCCACTGGCCGTCTGGTCCACAGGTGAGCTGCTGGGCTCCAGTCAGGAGGAAGCCCTCGGAGCAGACCAAGGTCACTGAGTCTCTGACCCTGTACACTGAGACAGTCTCACTGAGCTTCACACCGTTGGCCACTGAAGGAGCAGGGCAGGTCACTTCTGCTGGAACCACTTGTGGTTCACCTCCCTCTATAATGATGACATTTAAAATGCTATTGTGGTTTTGTTTAATTCATTCTTGCATCTATAATGACATAAAAAAAAGTGTGCCTCATCTTGGAGATAAGAGGAAAAATGACCTCGTACTTTGGTAAAAAGCACAACATTGAGACTAGGCATACAGTACATTCAATCCTTTGAAAACAAGAGATCCTTTACCTGGCACACATTGTGGAATCTTTTCCATCCATTCCCCAGATCTTGAACATTTTATGCGGGCAGGACCTTTTAGCAGGTTTCCTTTAAAGCAGGAAATGGTTACATCTGATCCAAATCTTCTATGCTTGATGGATGGCCTACCATTTGTTATGTTTAATATAGGGCACTTAATCTCTACAtgagtaaaaagaaagaaaaaagaaaaaaaagaagcagaAGCAAGTTAAAAAAAAACTACAACACATTTGACAGAGTCTGTATAGCAGTTGTCTTAATCATGTCAGGATACTTACGTGTGCACTGTGGAAGAGAAGGAGTCCATTTTCCATCAACCCCACATGTGACAGTGTTCGATCCATCCAAATAATAAATGTCCTTGCAGGAAAAGGACAAAGAATCTCCAGATCTATAAACTTGCTTCAACCCATTGATCAACATCTTCCTCTTTGCATTGGGGGCATTGCAAGTGATCTCTAGAAAAAAGAAGCAGAAAATAGCTCATAGAAGTTTGGTGTCTCTCTGTGGCAGATGGCCATGCCCTATCATTACAGAGCACTCCTAACAAATCATCACTGAAGAATGATAATTAGAGTTTCAAAaacaacagaacagacacagcaaTGTCTCCAAAGAGTGGGAGTTGGAATTACAGGAGCTAGGCACCGCCATAACAAATCAAGGCTCCAAAGCAATGAATATGGGCCAGACACCCCAAAAAAGGGAATAGATTTCAACTTTGGGCACCCCTACTGTGATGTTGGGCACccctactgagtcaatgtgttatTCAAACCAGGATGGACCTCACCTCCGACAGAGGGCAGACAAAGTGGGAGCTCGGGCTGCCACTGGCCGTCTGGTCCACAGGTGAGCTGCTGGGCTCCAGTCAGGAGGAAGCCCTCGGAGCAGACCAAGGTCACTGAATCTCTGACCCTGTACACTGAGACAGTCTCACTGAGCTTCACACTGTTGGCCACTGAAGGAGCAGGGCAGGTCACTTCTGCTGGAACCACTTGTGGTTCACCTCCCTCTAGAATGATGACATTTAAAATGCTATTGTGGTTTTGTTTAATTCATTCTTGCATCTATAATGATAAACAAAATATGTGCCTTGTCTTGGAGATTAAGAGGAAAAACAGATGCCTCCATCGAGACAACGACCTCATGCTTTGGTAAACAGCACAACAACATTATGGGTGCCTGTGATATGGGCGATTTTCACAAAATGTCATCCataacaaaacaaacaacaaatcaGGTCCTTTGGAGtaaggattgttgacatatatttCACATTTTTATCTTAAAGCATAATTGATAAATAAATACTTGAAGTTGGAACATTTATGAGTTTTTGGCCTTACCCAGACCTCCTTTAAGattccataatgtttcatctgtaaatGCTAGAAATTGATGTCATAAGAAACTTTACTGTTCGCTCTGTAATATGAGTAGTAACTTCATTTCAATAATAATTTCCATGCATTCATTTGTTTTTTACATGTACACATACATATTGAAGATATACCATTTTTGATTTGGCTACATTTGTTTCatattgttgaacataatatactCTAAAGGCTTATCAAAGTTTCAGAGTGGGATCTCTGCTAGTTTGAAAGTTAAGGTCCATTTTATAGAGAGAAATTGGCATATTAGGCATTGTAACCAATTGAAGCCCTCGTTTTACTTGTATCACTGCAAATCCTGTAAATTACCAGCAGAGGGCAACCATTTTGAATCCAATTTCACATTCACAATGTTGGTAATGTTTACAAATTGGATCATAACCACTGAGGTATAATAAAAACTGATGTTCCGACCGTTTTTTTCAAGGAAATCTACTCAAGTTCCAATTCATGAACCGTCTATATCCGAGTTACATTCGGTTTATACAGACCAACATCACATGAGCACCAGCACTTAGTGCGCACAGGCGACATCATCCAAAAACATAGCAGACGTTGGATGAATATAAAATGTTAATATCTACATCTATGAGTGATGCAaataatatatattaaaaaaaaaatctgctttaGTGAAAATTAAATGGATTTTTTTTGTGCACAAAGGTGATGACTAAAGTGTCAAATCTGACTTCTCTATGTGGCCGTCTATAGAAACTCTTTCTGGGCCAGGTGTCAGTTAAACTGTAGTACCGAAGCAAAACTGTAGGAGCAGTCGAAACCATGCTTCTAGACAAGAGCCATGGCCCCTTGATCATAACATAAGTAGCAGAGATCCCACTTTAAACTTCAATATGCCCATAGagtatattatgttcaacaatatTAAGATATTCATATGCCACCATTGTTTgctttgtagcacctacagataaAACATTGTGGAGTCTTAAAGCGGCAATAAGCAGTTGAAGCAATAACAAAGCACTTTTCCCgcccctgttttggtaaaaacCTGAAgggtggggctggagaaatggaaGCACTCTCAAATTCATGGACAGTGCTATGGATGCATGGACTGACCATCCAAGatatatagttttaaccatgtaaTAAGGCtacatagtgtttgtttacaaacattggagtaaaacaagcttatattttgggttctgatggggcacTAGAGTTGAACTAAGCCTATgcggcatttataagttatattctatAAGAATCACTGGGTATATATAATTCATTTGTAAGTCAAGAAAATGTATGTAGcagcagatttcccctttaaatgAGGCATGGGTTAGGCCAAAATGTCAAATAGTCCAACTTCAATTGATTATTTGTCAATTATGCTTTAAGATACAAATGGCAAATATGTCAACAATCTTTCCTCCAAAGGAACCTTCAGTGGATTCActtttgtgaagaaaaaaaaaagaaaaaaaaaaaatcatggtatttttttgttgttctaGTCTGGCGAGGAATCATCCTTACAGGACATTAGCTAGGCCATTATTACCCATGTTGTGGTAGCCTAAAGGAACATTTGTTTACATGATATTCTAATGCTTTTGTAACAATGGGACAATTACGGACTGAATGTGCAAGGCCAACATGGTCAAGTCTCAACAACAGGATCTTGGTGTGTCATGCCAACAATCAACTAGACAAGTACAGGGCATGCCAGTCTGGTATTTCATACAGCAGAACCTACTAAATTGATTAGGATGCATGTTATATGTCCTACTTAGAAAGGAACGGACCTGATTGCTGCATATTAGTTTACGATTGATCATTGAATGGTGCATACCTTCACACGTGGGAATCTCTCCACTCCAGCCAGAGTCCTTACATATTCTGTATTCCATCCCCTTCAGTGTAAACCTGTGCAAATATCACAGAGATTAAGAAAAGGCCCAGGCTATAGGCCTATTTCATTACATCCAAGACACTTACCCCTCATTGCACACTGCATTTGCTTTGTCCCCGTAAAAAGACCCCATATATTGAAAGTATCCATTGAATAACTCCCCAGCAGATCCACAGTTCTTCTCTGAAGAGAGGATGGGACACATTAGAAAACAGCAGGGAAGTCAGGGAATGAATCCAGGGTGAGATACTGTGCCAAACTCAACATAAATAACCACAGGGAACTGTTTGTGCCAAACAGCGCTAAAACAGGCACACTGCAGTCCTCAAGGACTGAACTGAACTGTTATTCCCAAATGTTCTCTTTgcaaccaccagagggccccaGTAAATGTAAGTGTCAAATGACATTTACTTGCCACAACAACCTCATCCCAGAGACAGTTATAACCATAATGATATGATGGTATGACATTAATTGAACCAGTGTTATGCACAACAACAACATATACTGATCTAAATACTCAGCTGTAGGCATTTACTTACTTTCACACGTCATGGTTAACTGTGTCCATTTTCCAGCTTGACACTTGATAGAGCGAATGCCACTGTTCTGAGTGTAGCCCTCGGCGCATCTGTAGAGGACTTTTTGTACATGGCTGGATATACCCTTTTTCGGTTTCATGTCCTCGATTTGCGTGTGTGGATAGGACGGCGGCGCACCACATTTCGATGGAACTTGAGCTGTTTAGAAACAAATGAGCCACATCAGCAACAGTGGTAATTCAAATCACTGCGTTTATCCGATGAATATGTAAACATGCTACAAATGACATTGTCAGTGTTAAAGTGGACAGCGCAATGTTAATTTTATGAAAACAACAATCTTACCTGAGGCATGTAGGGCAAGTGATAAGAAGAACACGACATTATACACCAGATTCATCGTTTCATGTGCATTCGGATCTGTACGCTCACCCGTTTAAACGTTATTGAGTTTAATGAAATAGTATGTCGAATGGGTTATATTTTGTAGTTGGAGGGGAGGTAACGTAAAATGACGAGTAGCTTTGTAGGCCTACGTAGCTAGGCTATTCAGATTTATTTACGTCAGGTAATCTGAGTTTTTCCATTGGTAGTACTTAGACTCACTCCTATTTTGGAACCATGTATGATAAGTGGTTCAAGAAACACTCCAACATAGAAGTGGGTCAAAGTTTCCCACGGGGCAAAAAACAGTGGtataaagtaaaaatacttttaagtGCTACCTAAGTATTTTTTTGTGGTATCAatacattactatttatatttgacaacttttacgtttactccactacatttctAAAGATAATAATGtagttttactccatacattttccctgacaaacaAAAAGTACTCATTTACATTTTGAAcgattagcaggacaggaaaatggtgcaATTCAGTTATCAAgagatctggtggactcactaaacacaaatgcatcgtttgtaaattatgtcttaagtgttgaagtgtgcccctggctatacgtaacaaaatggtgctgtctggtttgcttaatataaggaatttgaaatgacttatacttttacttttgatacgtaagtatattttagcaattacatttacttttgatagtcAAGTATTttgaaaaccaaatacttttagactttaactcaagttgtattttactgggtgactcactttcacttgagtcattttatttgaaggtatctttacttttactcaaccaTGACAAGTGTGAACTTTCTTCACCACTGGTCAACATTATTTCCAAGTCATTTCAATCACCAAAATCTActtgatgatgttgaatcaatgtggaaaactaattggatttgcaaaaagtaatcaacgtgaaagacattttgtattttttttcacccAACGTTTTACCTAAATCAAATGACATGGTGgatattcttttttttaaatttattttttacttcacattgaattcaaatgtaaatcaaaactagacatatAATTTACATCTGTTCTGAGTGGGTTGTATGTTTTACAACCCCATAACAGCATCTGCAGTAACCATGTATTCCAGCCACTCTCTTCCTATGAACCAGTTgctattaaataaaacaattttacGGTAGGAATCTAGACTAAACTGGGCTGGGTCTTCTGTTCCAAGATCATCAGGAACAGTCGAAGGTGGAGGCGGCTGTGGAGCCATTATCTTGGCAGCGCTTGTGGAAGGGTGGGGCTCTGAACACCAAGCTTGCTGGAGTTTAGCAGCATCATCGCTGTTGTCTTGGCGGCAGCCTCAGTGGTTTAATGCTCCTGCTGCTCATCGCTCTCCTTTGTTTGGGTACTTTGGCGAAGCCAATCTTAGCCTATTTAGCTAGCTCGAACCAGATAATATGCCAAGGCTAATAACACTAATGCTTTTTACAGctacagatgaagtcggaagtttacatacacttaggttggagtcattaaactcgtttttcaaccactccacaaatttcttgttaacaaactatagtattggcaagtcagttaggtcatctactttgtgcatgatgcaagtcatttttccaacaattatttacagacagattatttaatttataattcactgtatcacaattccagtgggtcagacatttacatacactaagttgactgtgcctttaaacagcttggacaattccagaaaaggatgtaatggcgttagaagcttctgataggctaattgacatcatttgaatccattggaggtgtacccatggatgtacagtgccttgcgaaagtattcggcccccttgaactttgcgaccttttgccacatttcaggcttcaaatataaagatataaaactgtatttttttgtgaagaatcaacaacaagtgggacacaatcatgaagtggaacgacatttattggatatttcaaacttttttaacaaatcaaaaactgaaaaattaggcgtgcaaaaattattcagcccctttactttcagtgcagcaaactctctccagaagttcagtgaggatctctgaatgatccaatgttgacctaaatgactaatgatgataaatacaatccacctgtgtgtaatcaagtctccgtataaatgcacctgcactgtgatagtctcagaggtccgttaaaagcgcagagagcatcatgaagaacaagaaacacaccaggcaggtccgagatactgttgtgaagaagtttaaagccggatttggatacaaaaagatttcccaagctttcccgagaagactgatcagagatgcagccaagaggcccatgatcactctggatgaactgcagagatctacagctgaggtgggagactctgtccataggacaccaatcagtcgtatattgcacaaatctggcctttatggaagagtggcaaaaagaaagccatttcttaaagatatccataaaaagtgtcgtttaaagtttgccacaagccacctgggagacacaccaaacatgtggaagaaggtgctctggtcagatgaaaccaaaattgaactttttggcaacaatgcaaaacgttatgtttggcgtaaaagcaacacagcccatcaccctgaacacaccatccccactgtcaaacatggtggtggcagcatcatggtttgggcctgcttttcttcagcagggacagggaagatggttaaaattgatgggaagaaaTACAAGACCaatctggaagaaaacctgatggagtctgcaaaagacctgagactgggacggagatttgtcttccaaccagacaatgatccaaaacataaagcaaaatctacaatggaatggttcaaaaataaacatatccaggtgttagaatggccaagtcaaagtccagacctgaatccaatcgagaatctgtggaaagaactgaaaactgctgttcacaaatgctctccatccaaccacactgagctcgagctgttttgcaaggaggaatgggaaaaaatttcagtctctcgatgtgcaaaactgatagagacataccccaagcgacttacagctgtaatcgcagcaaaaggtggcgccacaaagtattaacttaagggggctgaataattttgcacgcccaatttttcagtttttgatttgttaaaaaagtttgaaatatccaataaatgtcgttccacttcatgattgtgtcccacttgttgttgattcttcacaaaaaatacatttttatatctttatgtttgaagcctgaaatgtggcaaaaggtcgcaaagttcaagggggccgaataccttcgcaaggcactgtatgtcaaggcctaccttcatgattgacatcatgggaaaatcaaaataaatcaaaagaagttgtggacctccacaagtctggttcatccgtgggagcaaattccaaatgcctgaaggtaccacgttcatctgtacaaacaatagtatgcaagtataaacaccatgggaccacgcagccatcataccgctcaggaaggagtcgcgttctgtctcctagagatgaacatactttggtgagaaaagtgtaaatcaatcccagaaaaacagcaaagaaccttgcgaagatgctggaggaaacagatacaaaagtatctatatccacagtaaaacaagtcctatatcgacgtaacctgaaaggctgctcagcaaggaagccattgctccaaaaccgccataaaaaagccagactacggtttgcaactgcatatggggacaaacatcatactttttggggaaatgtctaatgaaacaaaaatagaactgtttggccataatgagcatcattatgtttggaggaaaaagggggaggctagcaagccgaagaacaccatccaactgtgaagcacgtgGGTGACAGCATCGTGTTGTGGAGGTGCTGCAGAAGAGActggcgcacttcacaaaatggatggcatcacgaggaaggaaaattatgtggatatattgaagcaacatctcaagacatcagtcaggaagttaaaacttggttgcaaatgggtcttccaaatggacaatgaccccaagtatacttccaaagttgtggcaaaatggcttaaggacaacaaagtcaaggtattggcgtggccatcacaaagccctgacctcaatcatagagaagatttgtgtgcagaactgaaaaagtgtgtgcgagcaaggaggcctacaaacctgactcagttacaccagctctgtcaggaggaatgggccaaaattcacccaacgtattgccggaagcttgtggaaggcaaacCAAAACGTTTgtaccaagttaaacaatttaaaggaaatgctaccaaatactaattgagtgtatgtaaatttctgatccactgggaatgtgatgaaagaaataacagctgaaataagtaattctctcaactattattttcacattcttaaaatatagtggagatcctaactgacctaagaaaggtaattttaactaggattaaatgtcaggaatgatgaaaaactgagtttaaatatatttggctaaggtgtatgtaaacctccaactGTAGATAGCTAAGAATGAAACAGCTTCAACTGTAAACTTGACCCTGCCCTtacaattcaaaatcaaatatatTACAGCTCATGTTATTCACGTAGCCTACCACAGAGATGAGAAGTGATTTTTCCCACTTTTTATGGAAACCCAAAGGAGTCATATGACTCATACCTAACTGCCCAGTGACTTTCCATAGCCCCCTTAAAAACACAGCAGCGCACCCTGTCCATTGTGCGCAGGGGAGATACAGATTTGTTTTGCACCAACCTGTCACTCAGTTATTTTAACTTTTTTGCTATTTTTATATAGGGACATACAACTAAAACTGAGGGGGCTAAAGTTTGAACTGAGGGGGCTAAGCCTTCTGTAGCCCGCTCACGGAGCCATGCCCGTATCAGCATTTGATCAGTATTTAATGATGAACAACTCACAATTTCAGTGTCCATCTACTAACTACACTATCACTATTAAGAAAACACATTTTGTACTTTCACTATTAAAAAA
This genomic stretch from Oncorhynchus kisutch isolate 150728-3 linkage group LG24, Okis_V2, whole genome shotgun sequence harbors:
- the si:ch73-217n20.1 gene encoding complement receptor type 2, which encodes MNLVYNVVFFLSLALHASAQVPSKCGAPPSYPHTQIEDMKPKKGISSHVQKVLYRCAEGYTQNSGIRSIKCQAGKWTQLTMTCEKKNCGSAGELFNGYFQYMGSFYGDKANAVCNEGFTLKGMEYRICKDSGWSGEIPTCEEGGEPQVVPAEVTCPAPSVANSVKLSETVSVYRVRDSVTLVCSEGFLLTGAQQLTCGPDGQWQPELPLCLPSVGEITCNAPNAKRKMLINGLKQVYRSGDSLSFSCKDIYYLDGSNTVTCGVDGKWTPSLPQCTQIKCPILNITNGRPSIKHRRFGSDVTISCFKGNLLKGPARIKCSRSGEWMEKIPQCVPEGGEPQVVPAEVTCPAPSVANGVKLSETVSVYRVRDSVTLVCSEGFLLTGAQQLTCGPDGQWQPELPLCLPFNDIIESPKPDGRCGVPPYLSNAHLSDCCRAQADFGPGHRVRYSCAMGYIRGRGTYYSTCVSGRWTPVTLRCERKSCGSAGEMSFGHFVYTGAQFGDTATGVCNEGYQLVGQNVRNCMNDGWDGRVPVCEAVQCAKLPEVVNGEINGHLEPPYVYSTVISYRCRVGKLIGTSELYCTKDGTWSAPPPECKDIKCPYPKVQYAQMTRGIRMPLEFGDSVTFVCFRGMVMNGPGTVTCSLDGTWTPALPTCQYRWY